The Desulfoscipio gibsoniae DSM 7213 genome contains a region encoding:
- the aroB gene encoding 3-dehydroquinate synthase, giving the protein MKEVGIDLGTRSYRIITGSGLLDRAGELVAALPVGRKVLLVTNNTVGQIYAGRVADSLARAGLEVIPVEVPDGEQYKSLSSAELLYDRAFTAGLDRRSPVLALGGGVVGDLTGFVAATYMRGVPFVQLPTTLLAQVDSSVGGKVAVNHPRGKNIIGAFYQPALVISDTATLSTLPGRELQSGLAEVIKYGIIGDAVFFTWLEDNIQQVLALEPGALAHVVEQSCINKARVVEQDETEQGTRAMLNLGHTVGHAIEALAGYGRYTHGEAVAIGTAVAAQLGVDMGMLSREGADRITGLLRRAGLPITVPAELATPDIITAMYGDKKTVGGAITFIIPVAVGRAVIHPNTLEEHISRAIEAARVDN; this is encoded by the coding sequence ATGAAAGAAGTCGGTATTGATTTAGGCACTCGCTCCTACCGCATTATAACAGGCAGCGGCTTGCTGGATCGCGCCGGTGAGTTGGTGGCCGCTCTGCCCGTTGGCCGCAAAGTGCTTCTGGTTACTAATAACACGGTGGGCCAAATTTACGCCGGGCGGGTGGCCGACAGCCTGGCCCGGGCGGGCCTGGAAGTAATCCCGGTCGAGGTGCCCGATGGCGAGCAGTACAAATCGCTGTCCAGCGCAGAGCTGCTGTACGACCGTGCCTTTACCGCAGGCCTGGACCGGCGCTCACCCGTGTTGGCCCTTGGCGGCGGGGTGGTTGGGGACCTGACCGGGTTTGTGGCGGCCACCTATATGCGGGGTGTACCCTTTGTGCAGCTGCCCACAACATTGCTGGCCCAGGTGGACAGCAGCGTGGGGGGCAAGGTGGCTGTAAACCATCCCCGGGGCAAAAATATTATCGGTGCATTTTACCAGCCCGCGCTGGTTATTTCAGACACTGCTACGCTGTCCACTTTACCCGGGCGGGAATTGCAGTCCGGGCTGGCTGAAGTGATTAAATACGGTATCATCGGCGACGCTGTGTTTTTTACATGGCTGGAGGATAATATACAGCAAGTGCTGGCACTGGAACCCGGGGCGCTGGCGCATGTTGTTGAACAATCCTGTATCAACAAAGCCCGGGTGGTGGAACAGGATGAAACCGAACAGGGCACCAGGGCCATGTTGAATCTCGGTCACACTGTGGGCCATGCCATTGAAGCTCTGGCCGGCTACGGCCGTTACACCCATGGTGAGGCAGTAGCCATAGGCACTGCAGTGGCGGCACAGCTCGGGGTGGATATGGGTATGCTGTCCCGGGAGGGGGCGGACAGAATCACCGGCTTATTGCGCCGGGCCGGCTTGCCCATCACTGTACCGGCGGAGCTGGCCACCCCGGATATTATCACCGCCATGTATGGGGATAAAAAGACTGTTGGCGGCGCTATAACATTTATTATTCCGGTGGCCGTTGGCCGGGCGGTTATTCACCCCAACACATTGGAGGAACATATCAGTCGGGCTATTGAGGCGGCACGCGTAGATAATTGA
- a CDS encoding shikimate kinase yields the protein MKKNIILIGFMGTGKSSLGRRLARRLGYKFIDTDSAIEKVTGKTVAQIFRKDGEIRFRSEEKLQVRKLSGQSGLVVATGGGTVLDQENVDLLKQNGIFICLRADPEIILQRVKNKKRRPLLSRGDLWENITRLLKERDSSYEIAELTVDTGKLSFDEALNQIRKFLQQQGYL from the coding sequence AATTGGCTTTATGGGTACCGGCAAATCATCGCTGGGCCGGAGGCTGGCCAGGCGCCTGGGCTATAAATTTATCGATACCGATAGTGCCATTGAAAAGGTAACGGGTAAAACCGTGGCGCAAATTTTTCGCAAAGACGGTGAAATCAGGTTTCGCTCGGAGGAAAAACTGCAGGTTCGCAAACTGTCCGGCCAGTCCGGGCTGGTGGTGGCCACTGGCGGCGGTACGGTGCTGGATCAGGAGAACGTGGATTTACTTAAACAAAACGGTATATTTATTTGCCTGCGGGCTGATCCCGAAATTATCTTGCAGCGGGTAAAAAACAAAAAGCGCCGGCCCCTGCTGAGCCGGGGCGACCTGTGGGAAAATATTACCAGGCTGCTTAAAGAGAGGGACAGTTCCTACGAAATTGCCGAGTTGACAGTAGACACAGGTAAGCTCAGTTTTGATGAGGCGCTGAACCAAATAAGAAAATTTTTACAGCAACAAGGATACCTGTAA